Proteins encoded within one genomic window of Natronobeatus ordinarius:
- a CDS encoding helix-turn-helix domain-containing protein, producing MYEVCGEKELKVILALDSDDSISGVARKIDENRETIRRVVNRLEEAGYVAYDNGNHLVDQTLRDAGLEFLTAAADISPPSISEAYVLPQFAGMEYAYTGIDAVYVWTRGGYQVARDPEDYPLFIAVHESELGAWTAFFDRFEIPTTEERLPAADLDGAIQVVFEPQPQIEAEMVDGRPVIPLQETVAFANEHYAHFQSALDMLGRMYDSVDTDANYRPS from the coding sequence ATGTACGAAGTGTGCGGTGAGAAGGAACTCAAGGTCATCCTCGCACTCGACTCAGATGATTCCATCTCCGGTGTCGCGCGGAAGATCGACGAGAACCGAGAGACGATTCGTCGCGTCGTGAATCGGCTCGAGGAGGCGGGATACGTCGCGTACGACAATGGGAACCATCTCGTCGATCAGACACTCCGAGACGCCGGTCTCGAATTTCTGACGGCGGCAGCAGACATCTCACCACCGTCAATTTCAGAGGCGTATGTCCTCCCGCAGTTCGCGGGAATGGAGTATGCATACACTGGCATCGATGCGGTCTACGTCTGGACCCGCGGTGGCTACCAGGTCGCTCGCGACCCAGAGGACTATCCGCTGTTCATCGCCGTCCACGAATCCGAACTCGGCGCCTGGACGGCGTTCTTCGATCGGTTCGAAATCCCGACTACGGAAGAACGCCTGCCCGCTGCTGACCTCGATGGTGCGATACAGGTGGTATTCGAGCCGCAGCCACAGATCGAAGCCGAGATGGTCGACGGACGGCCCGTCATCCCACTCCAAGAAACCGTGGCGTTCGCAAACGAGCACTACGCGCACTTTCAGTCGGCGCTCGACATGCTCGGCCGCATGTACGACAGCGTCGACACTGACGCGAACTACCGTCCAAGCTGA
- a CDS encoding DUF7389 domain-containing protein, producing MSEHTQHPRTGPESPQNRERQAPTEYVERSDVGVSLTVKLTRGTGTRDQDKITAKVKGKTLEDAREDMETLREYIHDLAEDTRQIQPADPHE from the coding sequence ATGTCAGAACACACCCAGCATCCTCGTACGGGCCCAGAATCGCCGCAGAACCGTGAGCGTCAGGCACCAACCGAGTACGTCGAGCGAAGCGATGTCGGCGTCTCACTCACCGTCAAACTCACTCGCGGTACTGGCACCCGCGATCAAGACAAGATCACGGCCAAAGTGAAGGGTAAAACGCTCGAAGACGCCCGCGAAGATATGGAAACCCTCCGCGAGTATATCCACGACCTCGCTGAGGACACTCGCCAGATCCAGCCAGCCGACCCACACGAATAG
- a CDS encoding DUF6166 domain-containing protein, which produces MSGISDPRSHVQSRTSADPDVIYVGYRRRGRAIVENQSDQEQLTPERSLGLANHSPSGFEWGYGGSGPAQLALALLLDYTDNEEVALGEYKAFKTEVVSQLECTGPDGCWRLTGREIDAALREIVDDPVAPSVN; this is translated from the coding sequence ATGAGTGGAATCAGCGACCCACGTTCGCACGTACAGTCACGGACCTCGGCTGATCCCGACGTCATCTACGTCGGTTACCGTCGTCGAGGCCGCGCCATCGTCGAGAACCAATCGGACCAAGAACAGCTCACGCCAGAGCGGAGTCTGGGGCTGGCGAATCACAGTCCTTCGGGCTTCGAATGGGGATATGGTGGCAGCGGGCCGGCCCAACTCGCACTCGCCCTTCTGCTCGATTACACTGACAATGAGGAGGTGGCGCTTGGGGAGTACAAGGCGTTCAAGACCGAAGTGGTGAGCCAGCTAGAGTGTACAGGACCCGACGGCTGCTGGCGACTCACCGGACGCGAGATAGATGCAGCCCTTCGTGAGATAGTCGACGATCCAGTCGCACCGTCCGTCAACTAA
- a CDS encoding restriction endonuclease — translation MAVLDDLSGFEFEDVIEDVFRNLGYENVRQAERTADEGRDVIMEEVVDGTRRAIIVECKHTGTVGRPVVQKLHSAIATFDFDGPKRGMVVTTGRFTNPSQEYAQRLRLNDDPHPIELLDGEDLREIADEIGLDLYNGRIEILCDETLRPYDPAADVDAPVEEAFRDIENIEAADLPEPHSAVTFRPVVAVTADTNAVFETSVGVIHHINDRSRFVAHAERGQPQVVDAEVATLVTENLHATVDLDSEQFAEVFDDVEENRFGQTQTEYKEWAVERLQQHHTKTVTYTGDNNVTYNKTCEPNRSDISVQSIEPVYLPEVRHTTDHQEYTYPYEYYAAGPSRVTAEDGIHRCVHCDTSGVDETYTYCPNCGAIACTSHTKTERLEGEPVCTGCAVSERFALKTKYFYDEENLEAFREEYVEMPLHEKAIENKLLAGGYVVATLLIALGVLVIGGII, via the coding sequence ATGGCTGTACTGGACGATCTCTCAGGGTTTGAGTTCGAGGACGTGATAGAGGACGTCTTCCGAAATCTCGGCTACGAGAACGTCCGTCAGGCCGAGCGAACCGCCGACGAGGGGCGGGACGTCATCATGGAGGAAGTCGTCGACGGCACCCGGCGCGCGATCATCGTGGAGTGCAAGCACACGGGGACGGTGGGGCGGCCGGTCGTCCAGAAGCTCCACTCGGCAATCGCGACGTTCGACTTCGACGGTCCAAAGCGCGGGATGGTCGTCACGACGGGTCGGTTCACGAACCCCTCCCAGGAGTACGCCCAGCGTCTACGGCTGAACGATGATCCCCATCCCATCGAGCTGCTCGACGGCGAGGACCTCCGGGAGATCGCCGACGAAATCGGCCTCGACCTCTACAACGGTCGCATCGAGATTCTCTGCGACGAGACACTCCGCCCCTATGACCCGGCCGCCGACGTCGACGCGCCCGTCGAAGAGGCGTTCCGCGACATCGAAAACATCGAGGCCGCTGACCTCCCAGAACCACATTCGGCGGTGACGTTCCGCCCGGTGGTCGCGGTCACCGCCGACACGAACGCTGTCTTCGAGACATCGGTGGGCGTCATCCACCACATCAACGACCGATCGCGATTCGTCGCCCACGCCGAACGCGGGCAGCCACAGGTCGTCGACGCAGAGGTCGCGACGCTGGTCACCGAGAACCTCCACGCGACGGTCGATCTCGACTCGGAGCAGTTCGCGGAGGTTTTCGACGACGTCGAGGAGAACCGGTTCGGCCAGACGCAGACCGAGTACAAGGAGTGGGCCGTCGAGCGGCTCCAGCAGCACCACACAAAAACGGTCACCTACACCGGCGACAACAACGTCACCTACAACAAGACCTGCGAGCCGAACCGCTCGGACATCTCCGTCCAGTCGATCGAGCCGGTGTACCTTCCCGAGGTTCGGCACACCACCGACCACCAGGAGTACACCTATCCCTATGAGTACTACGCGGCGGGCCCCTCACGAGTGACCGCCGAGGACGGCATCCATCGGTGCGTCCACTGTGACACGAGCGGCGTCGATGAGACGTACACCTACTGTCCGAACTGCGGGGCAATCGCCTGCACCAGCCACACCAAAACGGAACGATTGGAAGGCGAGCCGGTCTGTACCGGCTGTGCAGTGTCTGAACGGTTCGCGCTGAAGACGAAGTACTTCTACGACGAGGAGAACCTCGAGGCGTTCCGCGAGGAATACGTTGAGATGCCCCTCCACGAGAAGGCGATAGAGAACAAGCTGCTGGCTGGCGGGTATGTGGTTGCGACCCTGTTAATCGCCCTGGGTGTTCTCGTGATCGGCGGCATCATCTAA
- a CDS encoding MarR family transcriptional regulator, with the protein MITKAGLAVLDALSTGREATPEELAADTGYSREHLYDVLDELLAAGLLAENRGPSNQRRVRIAEHPVAEAYRTLQSEFSHVDWTELLSPATLRVCWYLDRPRHIADIADRLGVTRQGAHSALSPLKHRALLSRSDPKYALRDEVSPLLAFARAAIEHEHRARVREIAPSATIAWCDPKQSLVRVQTAEDTDALQAAPDWEMTGLGRFAAYGLQFFLAGEPPFWYAPDEELTPAEAVCHTLLLDSGSRRVSYSMLLIEAEDIDQETLIETAQWYDLEPTVKALYRPLQDDFDRTDDLPVILPKKDEYMALKEQYGVS; encoded by the coding sequence ATGATTACGAAGGCCGGACTCGCCGTGCTTGACGCGCTGAGTACCGGCCGTGAAGCGACACCGGAGGAACTCGCGGCTGATACCGGGTATTCACGAGAACATCTGTACGACGTACTCGACGAATTGCTCGCAGCGGGATTGCTCGCAGAAAACCGTGGCCCCAGTAATCAGCGTCGAGTCCGCATCGCGGAACATCCCGTCGCCGAAGCGTATCGAACGCTCCAGTCGGAGTTCAGCCACGTAGACTGGACGGAACTGCTCTCGCCAGCCACCCTCCGCGTGTGTTGGTACCTCGATAGGCCACGACACATCGCTGATATCGCAGACCGGCTCGGAGTCACCCGACAAGGTGCCCATAGCGCGTTATCACCGCTCAAGCACCGAGCGTTACTCTCCAGATCCGATCCGAAGTACGCCCTCCGGGACGAGGTCTCGCCGCTGTTGGCGTTCGCTCGGGCCGCCATAGAGCACGAACATCGAGCACGAGTCCGGGAAATCGCCCCCAGCGCCACGATCGCGTGGTGCGATCCGAAGCAATCCCTCGTCCGCGTACAGACCGCTGAGGATACGGACGCGCTCCAAGCAGCTCCAGACTGGGAGATGACCGGACTGGGCCGGTTTGCAGCGTATGGTCTACAGTTTTTCCTCGCCGGCGAGCCTCCGTTCTGGTATGCTCCAGACGAGGAGCTAACGCCTGCTGAAGCCGTGTGCCATACGCTCCTTCTCGATAGCGGATCCCGGCGGGTCAGCTATTCGATGCTGCTGATCGAGGCGGAAGATATCGATCAGGAGACACTCATCGAGACCGCACAGTGGTACGACCTGGAACCTACTGTAAAAGCGTTGTATCGGCCACTTCAAGATGACTTCGACAGGACAGATGATCTGCCCGTCATCCTCCCGAAGAAGGACGAATATATGGCGCTCAAAGAGCAGTACGGAGTCTCGTAA
- a CDS encoding amphi-Trp domain-containing protein codes for MPEEVLFKSESAQSRDEIASYLRNVAEKLEQGGSITLKTGAESVTMDPPERPTFEVKAEREGPADGPGELSIEFELEWDENSESAEGGTGNLEIE; via the coding sequence ATGCCTGAAGAAGTCCTGTTCAAATCCGAGAGTGCCCAGAGCCGAGACGAAATCGCGTCGTACCTCCGGAACGTCGCCGAAAAGCTCGAACAGGGGGGTTCGATCACCCTGAAGACGGGGGCAGAGTCCGTCACAATGGATCCCCCGGAACGTCCGACATTCGAAGTCAAAGCCGAACGGGAAGGGCCGGCCGATGGCCCTGGCGAGCTGAGCATCGAGTTCGAACTCGAGTGGGATGAGAACAGTGAGAGTGCTGAAGGGGGAACGGGGAATCTGGAAATCGAGTGA
- a CDS encoding DUF7567 family protein has product MSLEVIDRHSQALFEFLWCPVCGHEVFSHIPFEGVFCKNCNTQVELQECRETHGYEEAVLACFNTAMTWNLHVDEKLRRDLPDGSARVKILGAPGAYEVDWWSPEPGEDWEPVKRGEFDDVEEPEEVSHLA; this is encoded by the coding sequence ATGAGTCTGGAAGTCATCGACCGCCACAGCCAAGCACTATTCGAGTTCCTTTGGTGTCCGGTCTGCGGGCACGAGGTGTTCAGCCACATCCCGTTCGAGGGGGTGTTCTGCAAGAACTGTAACACGCAAGTCGAACTCCAGGAATGCCGAGAGACACACGGCTACGAAGAGGCCGTTCTCGCCTGCTTCAATACCGCCATGACCTGGAATCTCCACGTCGACGAGAAGCTCCGTCGCGATCTTCCGGATGGGTCGGCGCGCGTGAAGATCCTCGGCGCACCGGGCGCCTACGAGGTCGATTGGTGGAGTCCGGAGCCGGGTGAGGACTGGGAGCCTGTCAAGCGCGGCGAGTTCGATGACGTTGAGGAGCCAGAGGAGGTCTCCCACTTAGCGTAA
- a CDS encoding DUF7568 family protein, with amino-acid sequence MPRITNWRRESRTPTLKYRNAETGAIAVLHRTPDSYVYKWRGAILVDGYPIWSRGYETKDAKSFREELRERPAPELSCPECPNDDILVGEKAADGAKVQCWFDCPDCGYEAPSRIVYGAER; translated from the coding sequence ATGCCCCGAATCACTAACTGGCGAAGGGAGAGCCGGACGCCCACACTCAAGTACCGGAACGCTGAGACCGGAGCGATAGCGGTTCTACACAGAACTCCAGACTCGTACGTCTACAAATGGCGAGGAGCGATCCTCGTCGACGGGTACCCCATCTGGTCGCGAGGGTACGAGACAAAAGACGCGAAATCGTTCCGTGAAGAGCTCCGCGAACGGCCAGCGCCCGAACTGAGTTGTCCCGAGTGTCCGAACGACGACATCCTCGTCGGTGAGAAAGCAGCTGACGGCGCGAAAGTACAGTGCTGGTTCGACTGTCCCGACTGCGGGTACGAAGCGCCCTCGCGAATCGTGTACGGCGCCGAGCGCTGA
- a CDS encoding RNA-guided endonuclease InsQ/TnpB family protein codes for MEVRRTAPVKLVVPDERRDDLHESARQFLHCANRAAEFCWSDDSYTECVTANTTARDALYDKLRDETDLTANLVQEAIRRAVQAVKGCAERWKQGNRVSQPEFTSWSMLYDKRSATFYRNKVSLSTVNGRLECEFELPSDSPTPYEQYVLSDEFEFRASTLQYDPVDDEFYFHITTRRYDSEGDGGENGEVSEDSEHQTVLGIDLGVNSLAVSSTGRFWHGDDYDHWCREFEKRRGEMQQCGTQAAHNALLRLGKREEAWRKQYIHTVANEIVSEAVEHECDVIVFEDLTDIRKRLPHAKWHHFWAFRRLVEYVEYKAPEQGVSVEQVEPNYTSQRCSRTDCGFTHEDNRHGEHFECQKCGYKVNADYNAAKNVGLRCARKQKHRLRSSPTSGSGDALVDVRLNGGTVNGESHQPIGGD; via the coding sequence ATGGAGGTCCGGCGTACCGCCCCCGTCAAACTCGTCGTTCCCGACGAGCGACGCGACGACCTCCACGAATCCGCCCGCCAGTTCCTTCACTGCGCCAATCGTGCCGCAGAGTTTTGTTGGTCCGACGACTCCTATACCGAATGCGTCACGGCCAACACGACCGCACGAGACGCTCTCTACGACAAACTCCGCGACGAAACCGACCTCACCGCGAACCTCGTCCAAGAAGCCATCCGACGCGCCGTCCAGGCCGTCAAAGGATGCGCCGAACGGTGGAAACAGGGGAATCGAGTGAGCCAACCGGAGTTCACGTCGTGGAGTATGCTCTACGACAAGCGAAGCGCCACATTCTACCGGAACAAAGTCTCGCTCTCGACTGTTAATGGACGTCTCGAGTGTGAGTTTGAACTCCCCTCGGACAGTCCAACGCCATACGAGCAGTACGTGTTGTCCGACGAGTTCGAGTTCCGAGCGAGCACGCTCCAGTACGACCCAGTGGACGATGAGTTCTACTTCCATATCACCACACGGAGGTACGACTCCGAAGGCGACGGCGGTGAGAACGGAGAGGTTTCGGAAGATTCCGAGCACCAAACAGTCCTCGGTATCGACCTCGGCGTCAACAGTCTCGCCGTCTCATCCACCGGACGCTTCTGGCACGGAGACGACTACGACCACTGGTGCCGCGAGTTCGAGAAGCGACGTGGAGAGATGCAACAGTGCGGGACACAAGCCGCGCACAACGCCCTGCTTCGACTCGGCAAGCGCGAAGAAGCATGGCGGAAGCAGTACATCCACACGGTCGCTAACGAAATCGTCTCAGAGGCCGTCGAACACGAGTGCGACGTTATCGTGTTCGAGGACTTGACCGACATTCGAAAGCGGCTACCTCACGCGAAGTGGCACCACTTCTGGGCGTTCCGACGCCTCGTCGAGTACGTCGAGTACAAAGCGCCCGAACAGGGCGTCTCCGTGGAACAAGTCGAGCCGAACTACACGTCCCAACGCTGTTCTCGGACGGACTGCGGGTTCACGCATGAGGACAACCGCCACGGCGAACACTTCGAGTGCCAGAAGTGTGGATACAAGGTCAACGCGGACTACAACGCGGCGAAGAATGTCGGGCTACGGTGCGCCCGTAAGCAGAAACACAGACTCCGTTCCTCGCCCACGTCGGGGAGCGGAGACGCACTAGTAGACGTGCGTCTGAATGGTGGGACGGTGAACGGCGAGAGTCACCAGCCTATTGGCGGTGACTGA
- a CDS encoding zinc ribbon domain-containing protein produces MILRYYADADIREWHDHALRLLRTLHDEHGIAVEIDRIDEQHGPITDFPGDVRYPTPEEVYERDLKRNRALNQTIDQTPSAAFKRYGKLDIAGNVAVVDDEGTVQWASTLPGYADGYRPGAASQTAMNFLEDIATAPSNRICVECLSLLDGDENFCPNCGYEFP; encoded by the coding sequence ATGATCCTCCGCTACTACGCTGATGCGGACATCCGCGAGTGGCACGACCACGCGCTCCGGCTCTTGCGAACGCTGCACGACGAGCACGGCATCGCAGTCGAGATCGACCGGATCGACGAGCAGCACGGGCCGATCACGGACTTCCCCGGCGACGTACGATACCCGACGCCCGAGGAGGTCTACGAACGCGACCTCAAACGCAACCGTGCTCTGAACCAGACTATCGACCAGACACCGTCAGCGGCGTTCAAACGCTACGGGAAACTCGACATCGCTGGGAACGTCGCGGTCGTCGATGATGAGGGGACTGTCCAATGGGCCTCGACACTGCCGGGCTATGCTGACGGCTATCGGCCGGGTGCTGCGTCACAGACCGCGATGAACTTTCTGGAGGATATCGCCACCGCTCCGAGCAACCGTATCTGCGTCGAATGCCTCTCTCTGCTGGATGGCGACGAAAATTTCTGTCCGAACTGTGGCTACGAATTTCCATAG
- a CDS encoding calcium-binding protein: protein MPRVERDEERDERIEMRIIVDTYSAEEQAMGWHAYLDDTMDFPFEARCVIERAESPLNVGETVRVIEMSPTEPTLNQMFVTVEWMDRTLGVPLEQLEVVDASSDTEQAVADWQYWLDR from the coding sequence ATGCCACGAGTCGAGAGAGACGAAGAACGAGACGAACGCATCGAGATGCGGATCATCGTCGATACGTACAGTGCTGAAGAGCAGGCGATGGGCTGGCACGCGTATCTGGACGACACGATGGACTTTCCCTTCGAAGCACGGTGTGTCATCGAGCGAGCGGAATCGCCCCTGAATGTGGGCGAAACGGTACGCGTTATCGAAATGTCCCCGACTGAGCCAACGCTCAACCAGATGTTCGTAACGGTGGAGTGGATGGACAGAACACTTGGCGTGCCATTAGAGCAATTAGAGGTCGTCGACGCCAGCAGTGACACGGAACAGGCGGTCGCAGACTGGCAGTACTGGCTCGACCGCTGA
- a CDS encoding DEAD/DEAH box helicase family protein gives MRLEFDDGTLLLHDAPDDTPYAEWDDRVDEYRAQPYRYRPLLEWAGAWTDGDEQTTLHDGFAHALEDTARAYPVLDLTPALHIEPRDYQQAALDAWIEHGRRGSVVLPTGSGKTFLGLQAIADAGVSALVVTPTIDLMNQWHATLTNAFADQLTQPIGVLGGGSHDVTAITVTTYDSAYRYVNEYGDQFGLLVVDEEHHLPAPTYRQIPEMMIAPYRLGLTATYERPDGKHELLEDLLGPVVYREHVDELAGEYLSEYETIHMSVDLTADERESYDEEYRIYRDYVDSHDFDLWKERGYAEFLKRTSYDPQGRRALIAKQRAERLARTATKKLDTLDTLIKRHHDDRAIIFTANNDFAYEISQEFIVPCITHQTKTDERTEILERFRTGDYSMLATSQVLDEGIDVPAANVGIILSGSASKRQYAQRLGRILRPTDDRQPARLYEIIAEDTMETYVSQRRREGVNA, from the coding sequence ATGCGACTCGAATTCGACGACGGCACGCTCCTGCTCCACGACGCTCCCGACGACACCCCGTATGCGGAGTGGGACGACCGCGTCGACGAGTACCGCGCCCAGCCGTATCGGTATCGACCTCTCCTCGAATGGGCGGGTGCTTGGACAGATGGAGACGAGCAAACAACGCTTCACGACGGTTTCGCTCACGCTCTCGAAGACACCGCTCGGGCCTACCCTGTCCTCGATCTCACACCTGCACTCCACATCGAACCGCGTGACTACCAACAGGCCGCGCTCGACGCCTGGATCGAGCACGGACGGCGGGGGAGCGTCGTCCTCCCGACGGGAAGCGGGAAGACGTTCCTCGGGCTGCAGGCCATTGCCGACGCTGGCGTCAGTGCGCTGGTCGTCACGCCGACAATCGACCTGATGAACCAGTGGCACGCCACGCTCACCAACGCCTTCGCCGACCAGCTCACACAGCCGATCGGCGTCCTCGGTGGCGGCAGCCACGACGTCACAGCCATCACGGTCACGACCTACGACAGCGCCTATCGCTACGTCAACGAGTACGGCGATCAGTTCGGCCTGCTCGTCGTCGACGAGGAACACCACCTGCCAGCCCCGACCTACCGGCAGATCCCCGAGATGATGATCGCACCGTATCGCCTCGGCCTCACGGCGACCTATGAGCGCCCCGATGGCAAGCACGAACTCCTCGAGGATCTCCTTGGGCCGGTCGTCTATCGGGAGCACGTCGACGAACTCGCTGGGGAGTATCTCAGCGAGTACGAGACGATCCACATGTCGGTCGACCTCACAGCCGACGAGCGAGAGTCGTACGACGAGGAGTACCGGATCTATCGCGACTACGTCGACAGCCACGACTTCGATCTCTGGAAGGAGCGCGGCTACGCAGAGTTCCTCAAGCGCACTTCCTACGACCCGCAGGGACGGCGAGCGCTCATCGCCAAGCAGCGTGCCGAGCGACTCGCCCGGACGGCGACGAAGAAACTCGACACGCTCGACACTCTAATCAAACGCCATCACGACGACCGCGCCATCATCTTCACTGCGAACAACGACTTCGCCTACGAGATCTCCCAGGAGTTCATCGTCCCCTGCATCACCCATCAGACCAAGACCGACGAACGCACCGAGATCCTGGAACGGTTCCGCACGGGCGACTATTCGATGCTCGCGACCTCCCAAGTTCTCGACGAAGGGATTGACGTCCCGGCGGCGAACGTCGGAATCATCCTCTCGGGAAGCGCCTCGAAACGGCAGTACGCCCAGCGACTCGGGCGAATCCTCCGGCCTACGGACGACCGCCAGCCAGCACGTCTGTACGAGATTATCGCTGAGGACACGATGGAGACGTACGTCTCTCAACGCCGTCGAGAGGGGGTGAATGCGTAG
- a CDS encoding DUF790 family protein: MLTANFARSRTTDETITPLFIDPSDERYRETARELLQLFEVHLDGPRGDLEAEIDELTVADTDYKIVQGLAKLLKDECKFEVVASVDPREIRRRLFEKANERYPIVRQPTLGEDTQKLEVYSGVADELGISLEDCYRGMYADLEDNKRLVRIGTRTADRYERTGDASPSTTNLTGSSAEEYEHTDLTVDWLLTRYNLALAQAVLYDATEMRIRVWDHFGTVFSYVKLFGLMHRIYPIDADGDRVASTDQASGYEAVLDGPASLFSKSQKYGIRMANFLPALPLCERWEMTAEILIDETTSETRQFTLDQSEGLDSHYSGGQRFDSDVERTLAQKWERANTEWELVREDDVFDLGAEVMIPDFAVEHPDGRRAIFEIVGFWTPEYIESKLAKIRQVEADNFILAVSERLDCANEDFGRTADRVLWFKTGIHVYDMVELVETVAASSDTTPASK; the protein is encoded by the coding sequence GTGCTGACCGCAAACTTCGCGCGGTCACGCACGACTGACGAGACGATTACACCGCTGTTCATCGATCCATCTGATGAGCGCTATCGTGAGACGGCACGGGAACTCCTCCAACTGTTCGAAGTCCACCTCGACGGGCCGAGGGGCGATCTCGAAGCCGAGATTGACGAGCTGACTGTCGCGGATACCGACTACAAGATCGTCCAGGGACTGGCGAAGCTCCTGAAAGACGAGTGCAAGTTCGAAGTCGTCGCGTCGGTCGATCCACGTGAGATTCGTCGGCGACTCTTCGAGAAAGCCAACGAGCGGTATCCTATTGTTCGCCAGCCGACGCTCGGTGAGGACACACAGAAGCTGGAAGTGTACAGTGGAGTGGCCGACGAACTCGGTATCTCGCTCGAAGACTGCTATCGTGGGATGTACGCCGACCTCGAGGACAACAAGCGGCTCGTCCGAATCGGCACGCGGACGGCCGACCGATACGAGAGGACCGGTGATGCGTCGCCGTCGACGACGAATTTGACCGGCAGCAGTGCCGAGGAATACGAGCACACCGACCTCACCGTCGACTGGCTGCTGACTCGGTACAACCTCGCGCTCGCTCAGGCAGTCCTCTACGATGCGACTGAGATGCGGATTCGTGTCTGGGACCACTTCGGGACGGTGTTCAGCTACGTGAAGCTGTTCGGGCTGATGCATCGCATCTATCCGATCGATGCCGACGGCGACCGCGTTGCGAGTACGGATCAGGCTTCGGGCTACGAGGCCGTGCTGGATGGCCCAGCGTCGCTGTTCTCGAAATCACAGAAGTACGGGATTCGCATGGCGAACTTCTTGCCAGCGTTACCTCTCTGTGAGCGGTGGGAGATGACCGCCGAGATTCTCATCGACGAAACAACCAGCGAGACACGGCAGTTCACACTTGACCAGAGCGAAGGTCTCGATTCGCACTACAGCGGTGGTCAGCGGTTCGATAGTGACGTCGAGCGGACGCTCGCTCAGAAGTGGGAGCGAGCGAACACTGAGTGGGAACTCGTACGCGAGGACGACGTCTTTGACCTCGGGGCCGAGGTGATGATCCCCGACTTTGCAGTCGAGCACCCCGATGGACGTCGGGCGATTTTCGAAATTGTCGGCTTCTGGACGCCCGAGTATATAGAGTCAAAGCTAGCGAAGATCCGGCAGGTGGAGGCTGACAACTTCATACTGGCTGTCTCAGAGCGACTGGATTGTGCAAATGAGGACTTCGGACGGACGGCCGACCGAGTACTCTGGTTCAAAACCGGCATTCACGTCTATGATATGGTCGAATTAGTTGAAACAGTTGCTGCCTCGTCCGATACAACACCTGCTTCTAAGTGA
- a CDS encoding winged helix-turn-helix domain-containing protein, whose translation MTEFDPAPTSDDTQHRWQTGTDTFGRVYDVVLGVTSPTAYTEIAELADCSPNAAKKHLDRLAEMGIARADRDSRPATYERNEGYLEWQDASRIATELSIEAIIDRVETLETQRTEYESQFETTDPTTVNVFDHGDHENIHERMIAVSEWQGVIRDIRLYELARQLSQNDGHLIPA comes from the coding sequence ATGACCGAGTTCGATCCGGCCCCCACCTCCGATGATACTCAGCACCGGTGGCAGACGGGGACAGACACGTTTGGTCGTGTCTACGACGTCGTCCTCGGCGTTACCTCTCCGACTGCCTACACCGAGATCGCTGAGCTTGCGGACTGCTCTCCAAACGCCGCGAAAAAGCACCTCGATCGCTTAGCGGAGATGGGTATCGCTCGAGCCGATAGAGACAGCCGCCCAGCGACATACGAACGAAACGAGGGGTATCTCGAATGGCAGGACGCCAGTCGGATTGCAACCGAGCTCTCTATCGAAGCAATCATCGACCGCGTGGAGACGCTTGAAACGCAGCGGACGGAATACGAATCACAGTTCGAGACGACCGACCCAACGACTGTCAACGTGTTTGACCACGGTGATCACGAAAACATCCACGAGCGGATGATCGCAGTCAGCGAGTGGCAGGGCGTGATTCGGGATATCAGGCTGTACGAACTTGCTCGCCAGCTCTCCCAGAACGACGGGCATTTGATTCCGGCCTAA